TTTTCATCCACGCGGATGTCGTCATCGCGCAGGGTTTTGATCCGGGTAAAGACTTCAGACAGGTCGAGGGTTTCCACGGCAATGCCCAGGCGTTCCAGCAATTTTTCGCTGTAGCGCACGGTGTTAAAGCCCGCCGGACGGGCGCCAATCGCCCCCACGCGCACTCCACGCATGCTGCTCACCACGCGGCAGACCTGCTCGAAACGCCTCAGATCCTGCTCAAACACCTCGCCGTTGAGGGCGCAGACGTGCTGGGTGGTGAGGGTAAAGGGAATGCCGTACTGGCGCAGGTTATTGCACAGGGAGATCTTGCCGCAGAAGCTGTCCCGGCGGGTCGCCAGCCCCATTTTATCGAGGTTGTCCTCTTCGGCCTGCACCAGCACCGGCACGTTCAGGCCGGAGAGGCGCAGGGTTTCGGCGATGGCTTTTTCATCGCCAAAGTTAGGCAGTAGCACCACCACGCCGTGAATGCTGTCGCGATGGGCACGAAACAGTTCGGCACAGGCTTTGGCGTCCTGACGGGTTTCCACCCCGCCGAGCTCGGTCTGGCTGGGATCGAGCATAATGGTGTTGATACCCAGACGGCCAAACAGGGCGATGGCCTGCTCGCGTGCTTCCGCCACCAGATAGCTCGGGAAAAATCCGCGGTTGCCGATGACCACGCCCATCGTCAGTTGTTGAGGAATTCGGGACATTGCTTTTCTCTCCAGTAAGATGTTGTTGTTATTTTCAGCAAACCTGTCGCGTCAGCATTTCCCGGGCGTGCTTCACCACCCCAGCGACATCGATCTCATGCCTTGCCCGCGTTGACGCTCTGTCGGCGGCAATCGCGTATTGTCCATCCGGGATCCCCAGACGTTTCAGCGGCACGGCGCAACCCGCTTCGGCCAGCACTTCGGCCACCAGGCTGCCGACGCCGCCGTTGACGTTATGCTCCTCGACGCTCACCACCGCCTTGCAGGGGGCGAGGGTGGCCAGCAGCTGTTGGGTATCACAGGGACGAATAGATGGAACGCTGATAACAGTGGCGTCAATACCTTCTTCCGCGAGTTGTGCGGCAGCTTCCACAATTTCATGCACCGTCGATCCCATCGCCACCAGCGCCACGTCATGACCGGTGCGCAGAACGTCGATTTTGCCTGGCGCAAAACGGTAGCTGTCGTCGTGCAGTTCCGGCAGGGCTTTGCCGTCGAGGCGGATATAGACCGGGCCGACGTGGTCAAGGGCGTAGTCGATGATCTGGCGGCACTCGTTTGGGCTCGACGGGGCGTAAATTTCGATATTGCCGAAACCGCGCATAATGGCGATATCGTCGATGCTGTGGTGGGTGCTGGCGAGGGGGCCGTAGCTGGCCCCGGCGTTCAGGCCGAACAGCTTCACGTTGGTATTGTTGTAGCAGATGTCGACTTTGATCTGCTCGTTAGCGCGGGAAATCAAAAACGGCGCCGCGTTGCAGGTGACGGCAATCTTGCCGCCAATCGCCAGACCGGCCGCCGCGCCAACCAGCGTCTGCTCGGCGATGCCGACGTTCACCAGACGCCCCGGAAAACGCTGCATAAACGGGGAGATTTTTGCCGTGGAGGTCGAGTCCGCCACCACCGGCACCAGGTCCACGCCGCGTTCAACGGCATCAATAAAGGCATCAACCATCACCGTGGCGAGGTGTTCGCTATTACTCATCTTTCAGTTCCTCCAGCGCCAGTTCAACTTCTTCCCCTTTCGGCACCCGGTGGTGCCATTCAGGCCGTCCCTGAATAAATGAAATCCCCGCCCCCTTGGTGGTATGGGCGATCACCACGTGCGG
This DNA window, taken from Leclercia adecarboxylata, encodes the following:
- a CDS encoding transketolase family protein, coding for MSNSEHLATVMVDAFIDAVERGVDLVPVVADSTSTAKISPFMQRFPGRLVNVGIAEQTLVGAAAGLAIGGKIAVTCNAAPFLISRANEQIKVDICYNNTNVKLFGLNAGASYGPLASTHHSIDDIAIMRGFGNIEIYAPSSPNECRQIIDYALDHVGPVYIRLDGKALPELHDDSYRFAPGKIDVLRTGHDVALVAMGSTVHEIVEAAAQLAEEGIDATVISVPSIRPCDTQQLLATLAPCKAVVSVEEHNVNGGVGSLVAEVLAEAGCAVPLKRLGIPDGQYAIAADRASTRARHEIDVAGVVKHAREMLTRQVC